A single region of the Chitinophaga niabensis genome encodes:
- a CDS encoding LuxR C-terminal-related transcriptional regulator — protein sequence MGTEPRDSLDALISENAQLRSRLQHLEKIIDNMPAMLYTSNNAKKAVNWCNRNLTETLGYSLEEILSLGTQFFKEVTHPDDASILTISQQSFQEKKGMFGGIMRVRKRGKGEWFWVVGLGIPFTYDKLGNVEDVICVFLDFTHAIDTGTQISEALRAVLRRSNEDVLNKLTTREKDIFILAGRGHNNKEIAEKLNLSRYTVETHRKNIRLKLKVKNTPELVALAKQIGLQ from the coding sequence ATGGGCACAGAACCACGCGACTCTCTAGATGCGCTGATATCGGAGAATGCGCAATTGCGGAGCCGGCTACAACATTTGGAAAAGATCATAGACAACATGCCGGCTATGCTTTATACGTCCAACAACGCCAAAAAGGCCGTTAACTGGTGTAATCGTAATTTAACAGAAACCCTTGGTTATTCCCTGGAAGAAATCCTTTCCCTTGGTACACAATTCTTTAAAGAGGTCACTCACCCTGATGATGCCAGCATCCTCACCATTTCGCAACAGTCTTTCCAGGAAAAGAAAGGCATGTTCGGAGGGATCATGCGGGTGCGTAAACGAGGAAAGGGAGAATGGTTTTGGGTAGTAGGCCTGGGCATTCCATTTACTTACGACAAGCTGGGAAATGTGGAAGACGTGATCTGCGTTTTCCTGGATTTCACCCACGCCATAGACACTGGCACCCAGATAAGCGAAGCTTTACGCGCTGTATTAAGACGAAGCAATGAAGACGTACTTAACAAACTTACCACCCGGGAAAAAGACATTTTCATCTTAGCTGGCCGCGGACACAACAATAAAGAAATAGCCGAAAAGCTCAATTTGAGCAGATACACTGTTGAAACCCACCGGAAAAACATCCGGTTAAAATTAAAGGTTAAAAATACCCCTGAACTTGTTGCCCTTGCAAAACAGATAGGTTTGCAATAA
- a CDS encoding SPFH domain-containing protein, giving the protein MDNLFLYILIGLVVITLLSSFVTVQQGTIGVTTIFGKYNRILMPGLNFKIPLIEKVFKRISIQNRSVELEFQAITVDQANVYFKAMLLYSVLNQEEEVIKNVAFKFMDERSFMQALIRTIEGSIRGFVATKKQAEVLALRKDITEHVKEQIDVTLETWGFHLQDLQLNDITFDDAIMRSMAQVVASNNLKAAAENEGQALLITKTKAAEADGNAIKIAAEAERQAAQLRGRGVALFREEVAKGMSMAAKEMQQANLDTSVILFSMWVEGIKHFSENSRGNVIFLDGSSEGMDKTMKQLMSLNQLMEVKHETAPPKK; this is encoded by the coding sequence ATGGATAACCTTTTTTTGTATATTCTTATTGGGCTGGTCGTTATTACCCTGTTGTCTTCCTTTGTAACCGTACAACAGGGAACCATTGGTGTTACTACCATCTTCGGCAAGTATAACCGCATACTAATGCCGGGGCTTAACTTCAAAATACCCCTGATCGAAAAGGTATTTAAACGCATCTCTATTCAAAACCGTTCTGTGGAACTGGAATTCCAGGCTATTACGGTGGACCAGGCGAATGTTTATTTCAAAGCCATGTTGCTCTACTCCGTGCTGAACCAGGAGGAGGAAGTCATCAAAAACGTGGCCTTCAAATTTATGGATGAACGTAGTTTTATGCAGGCACTGATCCGTACCATCGAAGGTTCCATCCGTGGTTTTGTGGCTACCAAAAAACAGGCGGAAGTGCTGGCCCTTCGGAAAGACATTACGGAACACGTAAAAGAACAGATAGACGTTACGCTGGAAACATGGGGATTCCATCTGCAAGACCTTCAATTGAATGATATCACTTTTGATGATGCCATCATGCGCTCCATGGCCCAGGTGGTTGCATCCAATAACCTGAAAGCTGCTGCTGAGAACGAAGGGCAGGCTTTACTGATCACTAAAACCAAAGCGGCGGAAGCGGATGGTAATGCCATTAAGATTGCTGCGGAAGCAGAAAGGCAGGCGGCACAATTACGTGGCCGTGGTGTGGCACTTTTCCGTGAAGAGGTGGCCAAGGGTATGAGCATGGCTGCAAAAGAAATGCAGCAGGCTAACCTGGATACTTCTGTGATCCTGTTCTCTATGTGGGTGGAAGGCATCAAACATTTCTCTGAAAACTCCCGTGGCAACGTGATCTTCCTGGATGGTTCTTCAGAAGGCATGGATAAAACCATGAAGCAACTGATGAGTTTAAATCAGTTGATGGAAGTGAAACATGAAACGGCTCCGCCGAAGAAATAA
- a CDS encoding nucleoside deaminase produces MSDEYFMQQALKEAKKAQEKREVPIGAVVVMNEQIIGRGYNQVEMLNDCTAHAEMIALTAAFNYLGSKYLMDATLYVTLEPCFMCAGALYWSKIGRIVYGAEDEKNGYRRVAGERSPFHPKTKLESGLYGEESLKMVKEFFAARRK; encoded by the coding sequence ATGAGTGATGAATATTTCATGCAGCAGGCTTTGAAAGAAGCGAAGAAAGCACAGGAGAAACGAGAAGTACCTATTGGCGCAGTAGTAGTGATGAATGAACAGATCATTGGCCGTGGGTACAACCAGGTGGAAATGCTGAATGACTGTACAGCACATGCAGAAATGATCGCACTCACTGCCGCATTCAATTATTTAGGCAGCAAATACCTCATGGATGCCACGTTGTATGTAACACTGGAGCCTTGCTTCATGTGTGCCGGCGCCCTTTACTGGAGTAAGATCGGCAGGATCGTATATGGTGCGGAAGATGAGAAGAACGGATACAGGAGAGTGGCCGGGGAACGTTCTCCCTTTCATCCAAAAACGAAACTGGAAAGCGGGTTGTATGGAGAAGAGAGTTTGAAGATGGTGAAGGAATTTTTTGCAGCGAGAAGGAAGTAG
- the ligA gene encoding NAD-dependent DNA ligase LigA, producing the protein MYNKETEIKLARLGKTLLSQASDADITETIAALRDVIRHSDWRYYIQDDPVLSDQEYDQLFSRLKKLEAAHPELVTPDSPTQRVAQGLTKVFPTVQHLVPMLSLENSYDADDLIDWDRKAREASGLEELEYCIEPKFDGASISLIYENDLLVRGATRGDGLQGDEITVNIRQIRSIPLSAGFSKYGIQQIELRGEVLINKTTFKKLNDQRIAENLPPLANPRNAASGSLRIVDPNEVAKRGLEAFLYNMSYHTMLDDKEEPEAIRTHSNTLDMLWQLGFRSPAKEKKIVRGIQAVIDHCLKFETERDDLPYEIDGMVIKVNDYALQDKMGMTTHHPRWAIAYKFKARQATSKLRSVEFQVGRTGSVSPVGKIDPVPIGGVMVGSMSLFNEDVIREKDLKIGDTVLVERAGDVIPYIVKSMADLRDGSEKDIVFPANCPVCNDALFKPEGESVWRCVNINCEAQVVERMIHFVSKDAMDIRSLGESQVRKFYGLGLLKDVPGIYTLNFEEIAKLDGFGPKSITNLQTAIDTSRTQPLHRLIFGLGIRYVGETTAKTLAKAVDHLMDLVNFTEEQLLALEDIGPKVAGSVKQFFANADNIHMLKELERLGLNLQSTKGSLSAEGTLSGQTFLFTGTLNKLKRSEAEAKVEEHGGKLLSGVSSKLNYLIVGEDAGSKLEKAKKINTIKILSEDEFINMIS; encoded by the coding sequence ATGTATAACAAGGAAACAGAGATCAAATTAGCCCGCCTTGGCAAAACGCTCCTGAGCCAGGCGTCCGATGCTGATATTACAGAAACCATTGCCGCCCTGCGGGATGTTATCCGCCACAGCGATTGGCGCTATTATATCCAGGACGATCCCGTGCTGAGTGACCAGGAGTATGATCAGTTGTTCTCCCGGTTGAAGAAGCTGGAAGCAGCACACCCTGAACTGGTAACCCCGGATTCTCCCACACAACGTGTGGCACAGGGACTTACAAAAGTATTCCCTACCGTACAGCACCTGGTACCCATGCTCAGCCTGGAAAACTCCTACGATGCAGATGACCTGATCGACTGGGACCGCAAAGCCCGTGAGGCAAGCGGACTGGAGGAGCTGGAATATTGCATCGAACCAAAGTTCGATGGGGCCAGTATTTCACTGATCTATGAAAATGATCTGCTCGTACGTGGTGCTACCCGCGGAGATGGATTACAGGGAGACGAGATAACAGTCAACATCCGCCAGATCCGCTCTATCCCTTTGTCTGCCGGATTCTCAAAATATGGGATCCAGCAGATTGAACTAAGAGGCGAAGTGCTGATCAATAAAACCACTTTTAAGAAACTAAACGACCAGCGTATCGCAGAAAACCTGCCACCACTGGCCAATCCACGCAATGCCGCATCCGGCTCTTTGCGTATCGTAGATCCGAATGAAGTAGCTAAACGCGGACTGGAAGCCTTTTTATACAACATGAGCTATCATACCATGTTGGATGATAAGGAAGAACCGGAAGCAATCCGCACACACAGCAACACGCTGGATATGTTGTGGCAGCTGGGTTTCCGCAGCCCTGCCAAAGAAAAGAAAATAGTGCGTGGCATACAGGCCGTGATAGATCATTGCCTAAAATTTGAAACCGAGCGGGATGATCTGCCTTATGAAATAGATGGCATGGTGATCAAAGTGAATGACTATGCTTTGCAGGATAAAATGGGCATGACCACCCATCACCCCCGCTGGGCTATTGCCTACAAATTCAAAGCACGCCAGGCCACCAGCAAACTCCGTAGCGTGGAATTCCAGGTAGGCCGTACCGGTTCTGTTTCTCCTGTAGGTAAAATAGATCCCGTTCCCATCGGCGGTGTGATGGTAGGTTCCATGAGCTTATTCAATGAAGATGTGATCCGGGAAAAAGACCTGAAGATCGGAGATACTGTGCTGGTGGAAAGAGCCGGAGACGTAATCCCTTATATCGTAAAATCCATGGCAGACCTGCGGGATGGCAGTGAAAAAGATATTGTGTTCCCCGCCAATTGCCCTGTATGTAATGATGCCCTCTTTAAACCGGAAGGAGAAAGTGTATGGCGTTGTGTGAACATCAACTGCGAGGCACAGGTAGTGGAACGTATGATCCACTTCGTAAGCAAAGATGCCATGGACATCCGTAGCCTGGGAGAAAGCCAGGTGCGCAAGTTCTATGGACTGGGCCTGTTAAAGGATGTACCGGGAATTTATACCCTCAACTTTGAAGAGATAGCCAAACTGGATGGTTTTGGGCCAAAGTCCATCACCAACCTGCAAACCGCTATAGATACTTCCCGCACGCAACCGCTGCACCGTTTGATCTTTGGCCTTGGTATCCGTTATGTAGGAGAAACCACTGCCAAAACCTTAGCGAAAGCAGTAGATCATCTCATGGACCTGGTGAACTTCACAGAGGAACAATTACTCGCGCTGGAAGATATCGGCCCTAAAGTAGCTGGCTCCGTTAAACAGTTCTTCGCTAATGCAGATAACATTCACATGCTGAAAGAACTGGAACGCCTGGGCCTGAACCTGCAAAGCACGAAAGGTTCCCTTTCTGCTGAAGGTACCTTAAGCGGGCAGACATTCCTCTTCACCGGCACATTAAATAAACTCAAACGCAGTGAGGCAGAGGCCAAGGTAGAAGAGCATGGCGGAAAGTTGTTAAGCGGCGTAAGCAGCAAACTGAATTACCTCATCGTAGGAGAAGATGCGGGAAGTAAACTGGAAAAGGCAAAGAAGATCAACACGATCAAAATACTTTCCGAAGATGAATTTATAAACATGATCTCATGA
- a CDS encoding amidohydrolase, producing MKQVIYAATLFIFFTACGQQKEKADLIIHHGVIYTADSLFSVVEAMAIKGGKILARGTNEFILGQYDTDSSIDIKGAAVYPGFNDAHAHFAGYGQSLRQVDLVGTQSWDEVIERVKAFASTNKTAWIEGRGWDQNDWALKTFPNKSRLDSLFPTTPVLLERIDGHAAIANRAALDVAGVKAGQRLTGGTVETIQGKLTGILIDNAIGLVGSKIPAASKEEFTLRLVAAQEKCIAAGLTSITDCGLSVADVERIGKLYEEGKLQLRLNIMLSDQDDNINWLLKKGPFIKERYQVRSIKFYGDGALGSRGACLLHDYADKPGWKGFLLKDAKYFAYRAEQLANTDIQMCTHAIGDSANREVLKIYAAALKGKNTKRWRIEHAQVLDSADFHWFGDYNIVPSVQPTHATSDMYWAGERLGDKRLHYAYAFEDLLKQNGWIPLGTDFPVEDISPLRTFYAAVARKDSKGFPAGGFQKENALTREEALKGMTIWAARASFEEHQKGSLEPGKVADFVITSQDLMKVPEEKILSTQIIATYIYGKALHQL from the coding sequence ATGAAGCAAGTTATCTATGCCGCAACCCTTTTCATCTTTTTTACAGCCTGTGGCCAGCAGAAGGAAAAAGCAGACCTCATTATCCACCACGGCGTTATTTATACAGCAGATTCCCTTTTCAGTGTGGTAGAGGCCATGGCCATTAAAGGAGGAAAGATACTCGCCCGGGGTACCAATGAATTTATCCTCGGGCAATATGATACAGATTCCAGCATAGATATAAAAGGTGCAGCTGTGTACCCCGGCTTCAATGACGCACATGCGCATTTTGCAGGATATGGGCAATCGCTGCGGCAGGTAGACCTTGTTGGTACACAAAGCTGGGACGAAGTGATAGAAAGGGTAAAGGCTTTTGCATCAACAAATAAAACAGCCTGGATAGAAGGAAGGGGCTGGGACCAGAACGACTGGGCCCTCAAAACCTTTCCGAACAAATCCCGGCTGGACAGTTTATTCCCAACCACCCCGGTATTGCTGGAACGCATAGATGGCCATGCAGCCATAGCCAACCGGGCTGCATTAGATGTGGCAGGTGTAAAAGCAGGGCAGCGCTTAACCGGTGGAACTGTAGAAACCATACAGGGAAAGTTAACGGGTATCTTAATAGATAATGCGATCGGACTGGTGGGTTCAAAAATACCTGCTGCCTCCAAAGAAGAATTCACTTTGCGCCTGGTGGCCGCACAGGAAAAATGCATTGCGGCAGGCCTGACCAGTATCACCGATTGCGGGCTTTCTGTTGCAGACGTGGAAAGGATCGGGAAGTTGTATGAGGAAGGTAAACTGCAACTGCGTTTGAATATCATGTTAAGTGACCAGGATGATAATATCAATTGGCTGCTGAAAAAGGGCCCATTCATTAAGGAGCGTTACCAGGTGCGGAGCATCAAGTTCTATGGGGATGGGGCATTAGGTTCCCGCGGAGCCTGCCTGCTGCATGATTATGCAGATAAACCAGGATGGAAAGGATTCCTGCTGAAGGATGCAAAATACTTTGCATACAGGGCTGAGCAACTGGCCAATACAGACATCCAGATGTGTACACATGCCATCGGGGATTCCGCCAATCGTGAGGTACTGAAGATCTATGCGGCGGCATTAAAAGGGAAGAATACCAAACGCTGGCGGATAGAACATGCGCAGGTATTGGATTCTGCGGACTTTCACTGGTTCGGGGATTACAACATCGTACCATCTGTTCAACCCACACATGCTACGTCAGATATGTACTGGGCAGGAGAACGGTTGGGTGATAAACGGCTGCATTATGCTTATGCGTTTGAGGACCTGCTGAAACAAAATGGCTGGATACCATTGGGAACAGACTTTCCGGTAGAGGATATCAGTCCGCTGCGAACTTTCTATGCCGCCGTTGCAAGGAAGGATAGTAAAGGGTTCCCGGCCGGCGGTTTTCAAAAAGAAAATGCGCTGACAAGGGAAGAAGCCCTGAAAGGCATGACTATCTGGGCAGCACGCGCTTCTTTTGAAGAACATCAGAAAGGCAGCCTGGAACCCGGTAAGGTAGCAGATTTTGTGATCACCAGCCAGGACCTGATGAAAGTGCCCGAAGAAAAAATACTCAGTACACAGATCATCGCCACATATATTTACGGCAAAGCGTTGCATCAGTTATAA